One Diospyros lotus cultivar Yz01 chromosome 1, ASM1463336v1, whole genome shotgun sequence genomic window carries:
- the LOC127790735 gene encoding 3'-5' exonuclease-like: protein MANRHLVHFADHTIQVTVADKAAAFDEWLNEVLSLYPGERLIVGLDCEWKPNLDASKINRTATLQLCVDTKCLILQLFYMDRIPQILEAFLNDSNVTFVGVEVDDDVMKLRSEYGLGYCNTCNTVDIQQLAMSRWPLLYYRKPGLKALANRVANLPMEKPLHVCRSNWEARVLDEKQIEYACIDAYACYRIGRKLLIGY, encoded by the coding sequence ATGGCAAACAGGCACCTGGTTCACTTCGCCGACCATACCATCCAAGTAACAGTGGCGGATAAAGCCGCTGCCTTCGATGAGTGGTTGAATGAAGTGCTTTCGCTGTATCCCGGAGAACGTTTGATCGTCGGCTTGGACTGTGAATGGAAGCCTAACCTCGACGCCTCAAAGATCAACAGAACGGCCACATTGCAGCTATGCGTGGACACCAAGTGCCTCATACTGCAACTCTTTTACATGGACCGCATTCCTCAGATATTGGAGGCCTTCCTCAACGATTCCAACGTTACCTTTGTGGGGGTCGAGGTTGATGACGACGTGATGAAGCTTCGGAGTGAATATGGTCTCGGATATTGCAACACATGTAACACTGTTGACATTCAGCAGTTGGCTATGTCGCGCTGGCCGTTGTTGTATTACCGTAAACCTGGGTTGAAAGCTCTTGCTAACAGAGTTGCAAATCTTCCTATGGAGAAGCCGTTGCATGTTTGTCGGAGTAACTGGGAGGCTAGGGTTCTTGATGAGAAGCAGATTGAGTATGCTTGTATTGATGCCTACGCTTGCTACAGAATTGGCCGCAAGCTACTGATCGGGTACTAG